The following coding sequences are from one Rattus norvegicus strain BN/NHsdMcwi chromosome 11, GRCr8, whole genome shotgun sequence window:
- the Olr1563 gene encoding olfactory receptor Olr1563, producing the protein MAEDNYSLTTEFILVGFSDHPDLKTLLFLVFSAIYLVTTVGNLGLVALIYMEPRLHTPMYIFLGNLALMDSCCSCAITPKMLENFFSVNRRISLYECMAQFYFLCLAETADCFLLAAMAYDRYVAICNPLQYHTMMSKKLCVQMTTGAYIAGNIHSMIHIGFLFRLTVCRSHTIKHFFCDVLPLYRLSCADPYINELMILIFSGSVQTFTITIVLISYFCILYTIFTMKSKEGRSKALSTCASHFLSVSIFYGSLLYMYIRPSSVNEAYKDIPVAICYTLIIPLLNPFIYSLRNKEVINVMKRTIERQL; encoded by the coding sequence ATGGCTGAGGACAACTACTCCTTAACAacagagttcatcctggtgggaTTCTCAGATCACCCAGACCTGAAGACACTTCTGTTCCTGGTGTTCTCTGCCATTTACCTGGTCACCACGGTGGGGAATCTTGGACTGGTGGCCTTGATCTACATGGAACCTCGtctccacacacccatgtacatctTTCTGGGCAACCTGGCCCTGATGgactcctgctgctcctgtgccatCACTCCCAAGATGCTAGAGAACTTCTTTTCTGTGAACAGAAGGATCTCTCTCTATGAATGCATGGCACAGTTCTATTTCCTCTGTCTTGCTGAAACAGCAGACTGCTTTCTTCTGGcagccatggcctatgaccgctatgtggccatatGCAACCCACTGCAGTACCACACCATGATGTCCAAGAAACTCTGTGTTCAGATGACCACAGGAGCCTACATAGCAGGAAACATACATTCCATGATTCACATAGGGTTCCTGTTCAGGTTAACTGTCTGCAGGTCTCATACAATCAAGCATTTCTTTTGTGATGTCCTTCCACTATACAGACTCTCATGTGCTGACCCTTATATCAATGAACTGATGATACTCATCTTTTCTGGTTCAGTTCAAACCTTTACCATTACTATTGTCCTGATATCATATTTCTGCATCCTTTATACTATATTCACAATGAAGTCCAAAGAGGGAAGAAGCAAAGCCTTATCTACTTGTGCATCCCACTTTCTGTCTGTGTCAATATTCTATGGGTCTCTCCTCTACATGTATATTCGACCAAGTTCAGTTAATGAAGCATATAAAGACATACCTGTCGCTATTTGTTATACTCTAATAATTCCTTTATTAAACCCCTTTATTTATAGTCTGAGAAATAAGGAAGTTATAAATGTGATGAAAAGAACAATTGAGAGACAGCTGTAA